Proteins from a single region of Candidatus Tumulicola sp.:
- a CDS encoding DUF1611 domain-containing protein, translating into MPTAPRRYAIITDGFLTDRRAKTAHGVMQYGRDKVVAVIDSGYAGKTMREVMPRLGCDAPVIASMREALALRPTSLLLGVANQGGFIPPSFREHILVAIDAGLEIVSGLHELLRDDAEFVERAKASGARLWDVRVPPPDIPLYSGAAARVPQVVVLAVGTDCAIGKKTVMIELDRAAREAGERSEFVATGQTGILIAGKGIAVDRVISDFITGAAEQLLLGVSAEADYALVEGQGSIAHPAYAPVTHGLLFGCSPDVLVMCAQAGRRDIEEYGVPLPPLPEFIALHEALLRLVKPARVAAVALNTMDLDDAAARAAITAVEAQTGLPVDDVVRFGGAKLWRAVRAAAAETAKAKENVRA; encoded by the coding sequence ATGCCGACTGCGCCGCGGCGCTACGCCATCATCACCGACGGTTTTCTCACGGATCGGCGCGCCAAAACGGCGCACGGCGTGATGCAATATGGCCGCGACAAAGTCGTCGCGGTGATCGATTCCGGGTACGCGGGCAAGACGATGCGCGAGGTCATGCCGCGTTTGGGCTGCGACGCGCCCGTCATCGCGTCGATGCGCGAGGCGCTCGCGCTCCGGCCGACCTCGCTGCTGTTGGGCGTCGCCAATCAAGGCGGCTTCATCCCGCCGAGCTTCCGCGAACACATCCTAGTGGCGATCGACGCGGGTCTCGAGATCGTCAGCGGACTGCATGAGCTGTTGCGCGACGATGCGGAATTCGTCGAACGCGCTAAGGCGAGCGGGGCGCGGTTATGGGATGTGCGCGTGCCGCCGCCGGACATCCCGTTGTACTCGGGCGCAGCGGCGCGCGTGCCGCAAGTCGTCGTTCTGGCGGTCGGCACGGATTGCGCGATCGGCAAGAAGACCGTCATGATCGAGCTCGATCGGGCGGCACGCGAAGCGGGCGAGCGGAGCGAATTCGTCGCTACCGGCCAGACAGGCATTCTCATCGCGGGCAAGGGGATCGCCGTCGACCGCGTGATTTCGGACTTCATAACCGGAGCTGCTGAACAACTGCTGCTCGGCGTTTCAGCTGAGGCCGACTATGCGCTCGTTGAAGGGCAAGGCAGCATCGCGCATCCCGCCTACGCTCCGGTGACGCACGGCCTCTTGTTCGGCTGCTCGCCGGACGTGCTCGTGATGTGCGCGCAGGCCGGACGGCGCGATATCGAGGAGTACGGCGTGCCGCTCCCGCCGTTGCCCGAATTCATCGCGTTGCACGAAGCGCTGCTCCGGCTGGTCAAGCCGGCGCGGGTCGCGGCGGTGGCGCTCAACACGATGGATCTGGACGATGCTGCCGCGCGCGCGGCCATCACCGCCGTTGAAGCGCAGACCGGGCTGCCGGTCGACGACGTCGTGCGCTTCGGCGGCGCGAAGTTGTGGCGCGCGGTGCGTGCCGCCGCCGCTGAGACGGCGAAGGCGAAAGAGAACGTCCGGGCGTGA
- a CDS encoding dipeptide epimerase, whose product MRLQCEPIEMRLRHRFTIARGSEDVSRSLIVHLFAEGLEGLGEVTPSGRYDESVELIERQMREVTLEGANLLDVEETLSRVPQERRGAMCALDIALHDLAGKRLGVPLYELFGLDPSAAKPTSFTIGIADIETTLAKVREAAHMPILKVKLGGGREIETVEAIRAEFTGTIRVDANEGWPPEEAVRLLKELKRFDLEFCEQPVPAGHPEHLRYVKERSPIPIFTDEDSRTPEDVSALAGCVDGINVKLVKCGGMREGARMIRAAHALGMKVMIGCMIESSVLSAAGAHLTPMAEYADIDGPLLVADDPFEGLEYRGAQLCLSTAPGLGVRRRAAA is encoded by the coding sequence GTGCGGCTGCAGTGCGAGCCGATCGAGATGCGCCTGCGGCATCGCTTCACCATCGCGCGCGGTTCCGAAGACGTCTCGCGCTCGCTGATCGTGCATCTTTTCGCGGAGGGGCTCGAGGGTTTGGGCGAGGTGACCCCGTCCGGCAGATACGATGAAAGCGTGGAACTCATCGAGCGCCAGATGCGCGAGGTCACGCTTGAGGGCGCGAACCTGCTCGACGTCGAGGAAACGCTGTCGCGCGTGCCGCAGGAGCGACGCGGCGCCATGTGCGCACTCGACATCGCCTTGCACGATTTGGCCGGAAAACGCCTCGGCGTGCCGCTCTACGAGTTGTTCGGGCTTGACCCGTCCGCGGCGAAACCGACGTCCTTCACGATCGGCATCGCCGACATCGAGACGACGCTGGCGAAAGTTCGCGAAGCCGCGCACATGCCTATCCTCAAAGTCAAACTTGGCGGCGGGCGCGAGATCGAGACCGTGGAGGCCATTCGCGCCGAATTTACGGGCACGATCCGCGTCGACGCCAACGAAGGATGGCCTCCCGAAGAAGCCGTCAGACTCTTGAAAGAGCTCAAGCGCTTCGACCTCGAGTTTTGCGAGCAGCCCGTGCCCGCCGGACATCCTGAACACTTGCGTTACGTGAAGGAGCGCTCGCCCATTCCCATCTTCACCGACGAGGACTCGCGCACGCCCGAGGACGTGAGCGCGCTCGCCGGCTGCGTGGACGGCATCAATGTGAAGCTGGTCAAGTGCGGCGGCATGCGCGAGGGCGCGCGCATGATCCGCGCGGCCCACGCCCTGGGCATGAAAGTGATGATCGGGTGCATGATCGAGTCGTCCGTGCTCTCGGCGGCTGGCGCGCATCTGACGCCGATGGCGGAATATGCCGACATCGACGGACCGCTGTTGGTCGCCGACGATCCGTTCGAAGGTCTGGAATATCGCGGCGCGCAGTTATGTCTGTCGACGGCGCCCGGCCTGGGGGTCCGGAGGCGCGCGGCGGCGTAA
- a CDS encoding Mpo1-like protein, which produces MVDHYLAEYGTYHTDRRNLICHEIGIPLIVLSIFALLELVRFGPIDLAMVAGVAVISFYLTLDLKLGLVALVAFALLYVIGRFVWWPVAIALFVVGWIFQFVGHHHEGRSPAFLTNLVHLLVGPLWIVSLAVRRTKT; this is translated from the coding sequence ATGGTCGACCACTATCTTGCCGAATACGGCACCTATCACACCGACCGCCGCAACCTCATCTGCCACGAGATCGGCATTCCGCTGATCGTGCTGTCGATCTTCGCGTTGCTCGAGTTGGTCCGTTTCGGCCCGATCGATCTTGCGATGGTAGCCGGCGTCGCGGTCATCAGCTTCTATCTGACGCTCGACCTCAAACTCGGACTTGTCGCCCTTGTCGCCTTCGCGCTCTTGTACGTGATCGGCCGCTTCGTCTGGTGGCCCGTCGCGATCGCCCTTTTCGTGGTGGGGTGGATCTTCCAATTCGTCGGACATCATCACGAAGGACGCAGTCCTGCATTCCTGACCAACCTCGTCCATCTGCTCGTCGGACCGCTCTGGATCGTCTCGCTCGCCGTTCGCCGGACCAAGACGTAG